One segment of Burkholderia multivorans ATCC BAA-247 DNA contains the following:
- a CDS encoding glycosyltransferase family 4 protein, which produces MSATSPLRIALVCNTAWAIYTYRHGLIRALVAHGADVIVIAPHDRTVPLLEQMGCRYVALAIASKGTSPREDLGTLAALVRHYRALQPHLVFHYTIKPNIYGSVAAWLARVPSIAVTTGLGYVFIQKSRAASIAKRLYRFAFRFPREVWFLNRDDLATFTDERLLAHPERARLLHGEGVDLEQFAPVPLPGGAAPVFILIGRLLWDKGVREYVEAARIVRARHPNARFQLLGPLGVDNPSAIGRADVDAWVAEGIVEYLGEAHDVRPHIAAADCVVLPSYREGVPRTLMEASAMGRPIVATDVPGCRDVVADGETGFLCRVRDSASLAEQLMRMIDIGAAGREAMGERGRRKVAAEFDEQQVVERYRHTVRTLTGITF; this is translated from the coding sequence ATGTCCGCCACTTCCCCGCTGCGCATTGCGCTCGTCTGCAACACGGCCTGGGCGATCTACACGTATCGGCACGGGCTGATCCGTGCGCTCGTCGCGCACGGCGCCGACGTGATCGTGATCGCGCCGCACGACCGCACCGTGCCGCTGCTCGAGCAGATGGGCTGCCGCTATGTGGCGCTCGCGATTGCATCGAAAGGCACGAGCCCGCGCGAGGATCTCGGCACGCTCGCCGCGCTGGTTCGCCACTACCGTGCGCTGCAGCCCCATCTCGTGTTCCATTACACGATCAAGCCGAACATCTACGGCTCGGTCGCCGCGTGGCTCGCGCGCGTGCCCTCGATCGCGGTGACGACCGGGCTCGGCTACGTGTTCATCCAGAAAAGCCGTGCGGCGAGCATCGCGAAGCGGCTGTACCGGTTCGCGTTCCGCTTTCCGCGTGAAGTGTGGTTCTTGAACCGCGACGATCTCGCGACCTTCACCGACGAACGGTTGCTCGCGCATCCGGAGCGCGCACGGCTGCTGCACGGCGAAGGCGTCGATCTCGAACAGTTCGCGCCGGTGCCGCTGCCGGGCGGCGCTGCGCCGGTGTTCATCCTGATCGGCCGGCTGCTGTGGGATAAAGGCGTGCGCGAGTACGTTGAAGCAGCGCGCATCGTGCGCGCGCGCCATCCGAATGCGCGCTTTCAGCTGCTCGGGCCGCTCGGTGTCGACAACCCGAGCGCGATCGGCCGCGCCGACGTCGATGCGTGGGTCGCCGAAGGCATCGTCGAGTATCTCGGCGAAGCGCACGACGTGCGTCCGCACATCGCCGCTGCCGACTGCGTCGTGCTGCCGTCGTATCGTGAAGGCGTGCCGCGCACGCTGATGGAGGCGTCCGCGATGGGACGCCCGATCGTCGCGACCGACGTGCCGGGCTGCCGCGACGTCGTCGCCGACGGCGAAACGGGCTTCCTGTGCCGCGTGCGCGATAGCGCGAGCCTCGCCGAGCAGTTGATGCGCATGATCGACATCGGAGCGGCCGGGCGCGAGGCGATGGGCGAGCGCGGCCGGCGCAAGGTCGCAGCCGAATTCGATGAGCAGCAGGTCGTGGAACGCTACCGGCATACTGTTCGTACGCTGACGGGCATTACCTTTTGA
- a CDS encoding MraY family glycosyltransferase codes for MLPVNSPWLIAAAVALVAAFASAAILRILLSSGLAWRLAIDVPNDRSLHARPIPRVGGWGIVPVCVVAMLLFAPSLWLIAAGALGLAVVSQVDDRRGLSARARFSAHLAAVALLIVTFPYHAPWWLLVGAGFAMVWLTNLYNFMDGADGLAGGMAVFGFGAYGIAALLGPRTMPDLAIGAACVAGAALGFLLLNFHPAKLFLGDAGSIPLGFLAGAQGYWGWRSGIWPISFPVMVFAPFIADASATLLRRLLRGERFWQAHREHYYQRMVRSGMGHARTALYWYLIMLGGAVLALWAKSRAELQQWLSLTLWYGVLACIGLLIDVRWRRFRMAAENNL; via the coding sequence ATGCTTCCCGTGAATTCCCCTTGGCTCATCGCGGCCGCCGTAGCCTTGGTCGCGGCATTCGCTTCGGCCGCGATTCTCCGCATACTACTCTCCAGCGGACTGGCTTGGCGTCTCGCGATCGACGTTCCGAACGACCGGTCACTGCACGCGCGCCCCATACCGCGCGTGGGCGGATGGGGAATCGTGCCGGTGTGCGTTGTTGCAATGCTGCTCTTTGCGCCCAGCCTATGGCTAATCGCGGCTGGGGCCCTAGGATTGGCTGTCGTGTCCCAAGTGGACGATCGGCGCGGATTATCCGCCCGCGCGCGTTTCTCGGCACACCTCGCCGCGGTAGCGCTGTTAATCGTGACTTTTCCCTATCACGCTCCCTGGTGGCTACTCGTCGGCGCGGGTTTCGCAATGGTCTGGCTGACGAACTTGTACAACTTCATGGACGGCGCTGATGGCCTTGCAGGCGGTATGGCTGTGTTCGGTTTTGGCGCCTATGGCATAGCGGCGTTGCTCGGTCCGCGAACTATGCCGGACCTTGCCATCGGCGCCGCTTGTGTCGCCGGTGCCGCACTTGGCTTTCTTCTGTTGAATTTCCATCCAGCCAAGCTCTTCTTGGGGGACGCAGGCTCAATTCCATTGGGATTTTTGGCAGGCGCCCAAGGCTACTGGGGCTGGCGCTCGGGCATTTGGCCGATCTCGTTCCCGGTGATGGTGTTTGCTCCGTTTATTGCCGACGCGTCTGCGACGCTTTTGCGACGTCTTTTACGTGGCGAAAGATTCTGGCAAGCGCATCGCGAGCACTATTATCAAAGAATGGTTCGGTCCGGCATGGGCCATGCACGTACCGCTCTATATTGGTACCTCATCATGCTCGGCGGCGCGGTTTTGGCGCTGTGGGCGAAGAGTCGCGCAGAACTACAGCAATGGTTGTCGTTGACCCTTTGGTATGGCGTCCTCGCTTGTATCGGGTTGCTGATCGACGTACGCTGGCGCCGCTTTCGGATGGCTGCCGAGAACAATTTATGA
- a CDS encoding MraY family glycosyltransferase, translating to MLSFASGFIVSLLVTLFIVRYAHLHEKFSIDSDLAGVQKFHVRPVPRVGGIGILAGVVIAALVLSRRYPTISGSILGIVACGLPAFLSGLVEDLTKRVSPRARLLCTMAAAALAFWLLGIAVKRISVPPLDFLLSYVAISAFITVLAVAALANAINIIDGFNGLASMVSFMMFASLAYVAFHVNDPVVMSASIIMMGAVLGFFLWNFPAGLIFLGDGGAYFIGFMLAELAILLVMRNREVSAWYPVLLFMYPIFETCFSIYRKKFIRGMSPGIPDGVHLHMLVYKRLMRWAVGTKHAHDLTRRNSLTSPYLWLLCLVAVIPATLFWRHTVHLFVFVVLFACTYVWLYLSIVRFRVPRWMVVRKEKRGH from the coding sequence ATGCTCAGCTTCGCGTCCGGCTTCATCGTTTCCCTGCTCGTTACGCTGTTCATCGTGCGCTATGCGCATCTACACGAGAAATTCTCGATCGACAGCGATCTGGCCGGCGTGCAGAAATTCCACGTGCGGCCCGTGCCGCGCGTGGGGGGCATCGGGATCCTGGCCGGCGTCGTCATTGCCGCGCTGGTGCTGTCGCGACGCTATCCCACGATTTCCGGCAGCATTCTCGGGATCGTCGCGTGCGGGCTGCCGGCGTTCCTGTCGGGGCTCGTCGAGGATCTGACCAAGCGCGTGTCGCCGCGCGCGCGGCTGCTGTGCACGATGGCCGCGGCGGCGCTCGCGTTCTGGCTGCTCGGGATCGCGGTGAAGCGCATCAGCGTGCCGCCGCTCGATTTCCTGCTCAGCTACGTGGCCATCTCGGCGTTCATCACCGTGCTCGCGGTGGCCGCGCTCGCGAATGCGATCAACATCATCGATGGCTTCAACGGACTCGCGTCGATGGTCAGCTTCATGATGTTCGCGTCGCTCGCGTATGTCGCGTTCCACGTCAACGATCCGGTCGTGATGTCGGCGTCGATCATCATGATGGGCGCCGTGCTCGGGTTCTTTCTGTGGAATTTTCCGGCCGGGCTGATCTTTCTCGGGGACGGCGGCGCGTACTTCATCGGGTTCATGCTCGCCGAACTCGCGATCCTGCTCGTGATGCGCAATCGCGAAGTGTCCGCGTGGTATCCGGTGCTGCTGTTCATGTACCCGATCTTCGAGACGTGCTTCTCGATCTATCGGAAGAAATTCATCCGCGGGATGTCGCCGGGCATTCCGGATGGCGTGCACCTGCATATGCTCGTGTACAAGCGGCTGATGCGGTGGGCCGTGGGGACGAAGCACGCGCATGATCTGACGCGAAGGAATTCGCTGACTTCACCTTATCTGTGGCTGCTGTGTCTCGTGGCCGTGATCCCGGCTACGCTGTTCTGGCGGCATACGGTGCATCTGTTTGTGTTTGTCGTGCTGTTTGCCTGCACGTATGTGTGGCTTTATTTGAGTATCGTGCGGTTCAGGGTGCCTAGGTGGATGGTGGTCAGAAAGGAAAAGCGCGGACATTGA
- the glmS gene encoding glutamine--fructose-6-phosphate transaminase (isomerizing), translated as MCGIVGAVAQRNIVPVLIEGLRRLEYRGYDSCGVAVLEADAPKRARSVARVADLDAQVRDSHLEGTTGIAHTRWATHGAPVTHNAHPIFSSGALALVHNGIIENFEPLRDALRAKGYEFVSQTDTEVIAHLVHSLYRGDLFDAVREAVQQLHGAYAIAVIHKDQPHTVVGARQGSPLVVGHGDGENFVASDALALAGSTDRFTFLEEGDVCELSLDGVKIVDRHGALVQREIRVVSAYGGAVELGPYRHFMQKEIFEQPRAIGDTVPQTDAFDATLFGDAAPAAFAQIDSLLILACGTSYYSGLTAKYWLESIAKIPTQVEIASEYRYRDSVPNPRQLVLVISQSGETADTLAALKHAQALGHTHTLAICNVATSAMVRLTGMQFLTHAGTEIGVASTKAFTTQLVALFVLAATLGKLRGHVDAAQETEYLKQLRHLPAALNSVLALEPQIIAWADEFARKENALFLGRGLHYPIALEGALKLKEISYIHAEAYPAGELKHGPLALVTEAMPVITVAPNDTLLEKLKSNMQEVRARGGELYVFADADTQIVNGDGLHVIRMPEHYGQLSPVLHVVPLQLLAYHTACARGTDVDKPRNLAKSVTVE; from the coding sequence ATGTGCGGCATTGTCGGCGCAGTTGCGCAGCGTAATATCGTTCCGGTGCTGATCGAAGGATTGCGGCGCCTCGAATACCGTGGCTACGATTCGTGCGGCGTCGCCGTGCTCGAAGCGGATGCGCCCAAGCGCGCGCGCAGCGTCGCGCGCGTCGCCGATCTCGACGCGCAGGTTCGCGACTCGCACCTCGAAGGCACGACCGGCATCGCGCATACGCGCTGGGCGACGCACGGCGCGCCCGTCACGCACAACGCGCATCCGATCTTCTCGTCCGGCGCGCTCGCGCTCGTGCACAACGGCATCATCGAAAACTTCGAGCCGCTGCGCGACGCGCTGCGCGCGAAGGGCTACGAGTTCGTGTCGCAAACGGACACCGAAGTAATCGCGCACCTCGTGCACAGCCTCTACCGCGGCGATCTGTTCGACGCCGTGCGCGAAGCGGTGCAGCAACTGCACGGCGCGTATGCGATCGCGGTGATCCACAAGGATCAGCCGCATACGGTCGTCGGCGCGCGTCAGGGCTCGCCGCTCGTGGTGGGCCACGGCGACGGCGAGAACTTCGTCGCGTCCGACGCGCTCGCGCTCGCCGGCAGCACCGACCGCTTCACGTTCCTTGAGGAAGGCGACGTCTGCGAGCTGTCGCTGGACGGCGTGAAGATCGTCGATCGCCACGGCGCGCTCGTGCAGCGCGAGATCCGCGTGGTCAGCGCCTACGGCGGCGCGGTCGAACTCGGCCCGTATCGCCACTTCATGCAGAAGGAAATCTTCGAGCAGCCGCGCGCGATCGGCGACACGGTGCCGCAGACGGACGCGTTCGACGCGACGCTGTTCGGCGACGCCGCGCCCGCCGCGTTCGCGCAGATCGACAGCCTGCTGATCCTCGCGTGCGGCACGAGCTACTACTCGGGGCTGACGGCGAAATACTGGCTCGAGTCGATCGCGAAGATCCCGACGCAGGTCGAGATCGCGAGCGAATACCGCTATCGCGACTCGGTGCCGAACCCGCGTCAGCTCGTGCTGGTGATCTCGCAGTCGGGCGAAACGGCCGACACGCTCGCCGCGCTCAAGCACGCGCAGGCGCTCGGCCACACGCACACGCTCGCGATCTGCAACGTCGCGACGAGCGCGATGGTGCGCCTGACCGGCATGCAGTTCCTCACGCACGCGGGCACCGAGATCGGCGTCGCGTCGACGAAGGCCTTCACGACGCAGCTCGTCGCGCTGTTCGTGCTCGCCGCCACGCTCGGCAAGCTGCGCGGGCATGTCGACGCCGCGCAGGAAACCGAATATCTGAAGCAGCTGCGCCATCTGCCGGCCGCGCTGAACAGCGTGCTCGCGCTCGAGCCGCAGATCATCGCGTGGGCCGACGAATTCGCGCGCAAGGAAAACGCGCTGTTCCTCGGCCGCGGGCTGCACTACCCGATCGCGCTCGAAGGCGCGCTGAAGCTGAAGGAAATCTCGTACATCCACGCGGAGGCATACCCGGCCGGCGAGCTGAAGCACGGCCCGCTCGCGCTCGTCACCGAAGCGATGCCGGTGATTACCGTTGCGCCGAACGACACGCTGCTCGAGAAGCTGAAGTCGAACATGCAGGAAGTGCGCGCGCGCGGCGGCGAGCTGTATGTATTCGCCGATGCGGACACGCAGATCGTCAACGGCGACGGCCTGCACGTGATCCGGATGCCCGAGCACTACGGGCAGTTGTCCCCGGTTCTACACGTGGTGCCGCTGCAGCTGCTCGCGTATCACACGGCATGCGCGCGCGGCACCGATGTTGACAAGCCGCGCAATCTGGCGAAATCGGTGACGGTCGAATAA
- the galE gene encoding UDP-glucose 4-epimerase GalE: MSAKGTILVTGGAGYIGSHTAVELLDNGYDVVIVDNLVNSKAEAVRRIERITGKQPAFHQVDVCDEAALAKVFDAHPITGTIHFAALKAVGESVAKPLEYYQNNLGGLLTVLKVMRARNVKQFVFSSSATVYGVPERSPIDESFPLSATNPYGQSKLIAEQILRDLEVSDPSWRIATLRYFNPVGAHASGLIGEDPAGIPNNLMPYVAQVAVGKLEKLRVFGSDYPTPDGTGVRDYIHVVDLAKGHIAALDALVKRDASFVVNLGTGQGYSVLDVVRAFEKASGRPVPYEIVARRPGDVAECYANPQAAADIIGWRATLGLDDMCADHWRWQEANPRGFV, translated from the coding sequence ATGAGCGCTAAAGGCACCATCCTCGTTACCGGCGGCGCGGGCTATATCGGCTCGCACACGGCCGTCGAGCTGCTCGACAACGGCTACGACGTCGTGATCGTCGACAACCTCGTCAACAGCAAGGCCGAAGCCGTGCGGCGCATCGAACGCATCACCGGCAAGCAGCCCGCGTTCCATCAGGTCGACGTCTGCGACGAAGCCGCGCTCGCGAAAGTGTTCGACGCGCATCCGATCACCGGCACGATTCATTTCGCGGCGCTGAAGGCCGTCGGCGAATCGGTCGCGAAACCGCTCGAGTACTACCAGAACAATCTTGGCGGGCTGCTGACCGTGCTGAAGGTCATGCGCGCGCGCAACGTGAAGCAGTTCGTGTTCAGCTCGTCGGCAACCGTCTATGGCGTGCCCGAGCGCTCGCCGATCGACGAATCGTTCCCGCTCTCCGCGACGAATCCGTACGGCCAGTCGAAGCTGATCGCCGAGCAGATCCTGCGCGATCTCGAGGTGTCCGATCCGTCGTGGCGGATCGCGACACTGCGCTATTTCAACCCGGTCGGTGCGCATGCGAGCGGGCTGATCGGCGAGGATCCGGCCGGCATTCCGAACAACCTGATGCCTTATGTCGCGCAGGTCGCCGTCGGCAAGCTCGAGAAGCTGCGCGTGTTCGGCTCCGACTATCCGACGCCCGACGGCACCGGCGTGCGCGACTACATCCACGTCGTCGATCTCGCGAAGGGGCACATCGCCGCGCTCGATGCGCTCGTGAAGCGCGACGCGAGCTTCGTCGTGAACCTCGGCACCGGCCAGGGCTACAGCGTGCTTGATGTCGTACGCGCGTTCGAGAAGGCGTCGGGCCGCCCGGTGCCGTACGAGATCGTCGCGCGCCGCCCGGGCGACGTCGCCGAGTGCTATGCGAACCCGCAGGCGGCCGCCGACATCATCGGCTGGCGTGCGACGCTCGGCCTCGACGACATGTGTGCGGACCACTGGCGATGGCAGGAGGCGAACCCGCGCGGTTTTGTATAA
- a CDS encoding glycosyltransferase family 2 protein gives MSHYRATVSISIVVYYPDEALLRRTIETLSAAIATAADNISEATVYMIDNREHVQGHDYHIEASNLFDLRWISGHGNVGYGRAHNLAIERTSSDFHVVLNPDVELDARSLREALAFFEAEPELGLLAPSVCDAEGKPQFLCRRIPTLLDLFVRGFLPPSIQRFFSGRLERYEMRELISSRHVVWDPPIVSGCFMMFRTATLKSLGGFDPRYFLYFEDYDLSLRVHGVARVAYVPAVHILHHGGGASRKGFAHIRMFIMSAFKFFNRFGWRWW, from the coding sequence CTACCCCGACGAGGCGTTGTTGCGCCGGACGATTGAAACATTGTCGGCCGCCATTGCGACGGCGGCCGACAATATTTCGGAAGCGACGGTGTACATGATCGATAATCGGGAGCACGTGCAGGGGCACGACTATCATATCGAGGCATCCAACTTGTTCGACCTGCGTTGGATCTCCGGCCATGGCAACGTAGGATACGGTCGCGCCCACAATCTGGCTATTGAGCGTACAAGCAGTGACTTTCATGTGGTTCTAAATCCGGACGTTGAACTTGATGCAAGAAGTCTGCGGGAAGCGTTGGCATTCTTCGAAGCGGAACCCGAACTCGGACTGTTAGCACCATCGGTTTGTGATGCGGAAGGTAAGCCTCAATTCTTGTGTCGCCGTATCCCGACACTATTGGACTTGTTCGTGCGTGGATTTCTTCCGCCGAGCATACAGCGTTTTTTTTCCGGCCGTTTGGAGCGATACGAAATGCGTGAGTTGATCTCTTCACGACATGTCGTATGGGATCCCCCAATTGTAAGTGGCTGTTTCATGATGTTCCGGACAGCGACACTCAAGTCACTGGGTGGCTTCGATCCGCGCTATTTTTTATATTTCGAGGACTATGACTTGAGTTTGCGGGTGCATGGTGTGGCGCGAGTTGCTTATGTTCCTGCCGTGCATATCCTGCATCATGGTGGCGGCGCATCGCGCAAAGGTTTCGCCCATATCCGCATGTTCATCATGTCTGCTTTCAAGTTTTTCAATCGCTTCGGCTGGAGATGGTGGTGA
- a CDS encoding NAD-dependent epimerase/dehydratase family protein yields MSRLLVTGANGFVGRAVCRRALKAGHTVTAVVRRPGECVAGVREWLHGAPDFDGLRSAWPTDLEIDSVIHLAARVHVTHEQSPNPDAAFDATNVVGTLRVAEAACSHGSRRMVFASSIKAVRENDGGAPLTEDAPPSPMDAYGRSKLRAERELAQFGRSAGLEVVIVRPPLVYGPGVRANFLRLMNAVASGIPLPLDAVAARRSIVFVENLADALLHCATARDAVGECFHVADSDAFSVPELIKMVGDALGRPARLFPIPTILLYALGRLTGRGAAVERLVGSLQMDTGRIQRVLGWRPPYTTREGLEATAAWYRSRDIRE; encoded by the coding sequence GTGAGTCGGCTCCTCGTTACCGGTGCAAACGGCTTTGTCGGTCGAGCCGTTTGCCGCAGAGCATTGAAGGCAGGGCATACCGTTACGGCGGTCGTGAGGCGTCCGGGGGAGTGCGTCGCCGGTGTTAGGGAATGGCTCCATGGCGCACCAGACTTTGACGGGCTCCGATCGGCATGGCCGACCGACCTCGAGATCGACTCTGTTATCCACCTCGCCGCACGCGTTCACGTTACACACGAGCAGTCACCAAATCCGGACGCTGCGTTTGACGCCACTAACGTCGTCGGTACTCTACGCGTTGCCGAAGCGGCGTGCAGTCATGGTTCGCGCAGAATGGTATTCGCTAGCAGCATCAAGGCGGTAAGGGAAAATGACGGTGGTGCCCCGCTAACAGAGGACGCGCCTCCGAGTCCAATGGATGCGTATGGTCGATCAAAACTCCGTGCGGAGAGAGAACTTGCACAGTTCGGCAGATCGGCTGGACTTGAGGTAGTCATTGTGCGGCCGCCGCTTGTCTATGGTCCTGGAGTTCGCGCAAATTTTCTTCGACTGATGAACGCTGTCGCGAGCGGGATACCGCTACCGCTCGACGCTGTTGCGGCGCGTCGTAGCATTGTCTTCGTTGAGAATCTCGCGGACGCTTTGCTGCACTGCGCCACGGCTCGGGACGCTGTCGGCGAATGCTTTCACGTAGCCGATAGCGACGCGTTCTCGGTTCCCGAGTTGATTAAAATGGTGGGCGATGCGCTTGGTCGGCCAGCCCGTCTGTTCCCGATACCGACGATTCTGTTGTACGCGCTTGGTAGGTTAACTGGTCGCGGTGCGGCCGTTGAGCGTCTAGTTGGTAGTCTTCAAATGGACACCGGCCGCATCCAGCGGGTGCTGGGATGGCGGCCACCTTATACGACGCGAGAAGGCCTCGAAGCGACAGCAGCATGGTATCGTTCGCGCGATATCCGAGAATAG
- a CDS encoding glycosyltransferase, translated as MTSPASAPPLDDVAVLMPAYNGHDDVVRTLASFREDAPVHVLIVDDGSTPPIVAPAIAGLTIEVLRMPDNVGIERALEAGIEALAQRGFRYAARIDAGDLAAPQRLAKQRAFLDAHPQVACVGMWTQVVSRAGEPRFMLTPPADPRTLRRTRFLRSPLVHPSVMLRIDAVREVGNYRAKYRAAEDLDLFLRLMQRYDCANLPELGLYYELNEGGISATKRRRQLMSTLALLLRHFNALNPYDWAGLAKNLLHFVTPYRTLQRIKQTLFAARPSA; from the coding sequence ATGACGTCTCCCGCTTCCGCGCCGCCGCTCGACGACGTCGCCGTGCTGATGCCGGCCTACAACGGGCACGACGACGTCGTGCGCACGCTCGCGTCGTTCCGCGAGGACGCGCCCGTACACGTGCTGATCGTCGACGACGGCAGCACGCCGCCGATCGTCGCGCCCGCGATCGCGGGCCTCACGATCGAAGTGCTGCGCATGCCGGACAACGTCGGCATCGAGCGCGCGCTCGAAGCCGGCATCGAGGCGCTCGCGCAGCGCGGCTTCCGCTATGCCGCGCGCATCGACGCCGGCGATCTCGCCGCGCCGCAGCGCCTCGCGAAGCAGCGCGCGTTTCTCGACGCGCACCCGCAAGTCGCCTGCGTCGGGATGTGGACGCAGGTCGTGTCGCGCGCCGGCGAGCCGCGTTTCATGCTGACGCCGCCCGCCGATCCGCGCACGCTGCGCCGCACGCGCTTCCTGCGCTCGCCGCTCGTGCATCCGTCGGTGATGCTGCGCATCGACGCCGTGCGCGAGGTCGGCAACTATCGCGCGAAGTACCGCGCGGCCGAGGATCTCGATCTTTTTTTACGCTTAATGCAACGCTACGATTGCGCGAACCTGCCCGAGCTCGGCCTCTATTACGAGCTCAACGAGGGCGGAATCAGCGCGACGAAGCGTCGCCGCCAGCTGATGTCGACGCTCGCGCTGCTGCTGCGCCACTTCAACGCGCTGAATCCGTACGACTGGGCCGGCCTCGCGAAGAACCTGCTGCACTTCGTGACGCCGTATCGGACGCTGCAACGCATCAAGCAGACGCTGTTCGCCGCGCGGCCGTCCGCCTAG
- a CDS encoding oligosaccharide flippase family protein, with amino-acid sequence MLKRFGNPDVAKAVANLVWLGLERLTQIGVAIAISGLLARYFGPDVFGKWQYANTLLLVLAPLTWVCGAEILVPTIVQRPPAQLGAVLGSAFALRIGVSIAALIATWIAIAAGAFDPLVGAMLAGLAVTMVFREPFVGVINAWLQSMTYSKPQLVTSMFTALAKALLVWLLVRAAAAPARFAWLWALEAAAIGFVLLLYYRHRNGGSLGWTFDKPLFRHFATAGTVFWLGLICMYLFLKLDRLMLERHVSFADLGRYAAAQQLNENWITLALMLAQTIAPAFVYRVQDVARLRRNIVRLIAMTAALMTAGALVLDAAAPLIVGKVFGRGYEASVDIFRWAVWLSVPAGIEAIGNLIVLKYQAKFVLLAKWALALAIAALANWLAIPRLGLYGALVGLAAGYAAAAAVNFYYIRFKLRS; translated from the coding sequence ATGCTGAAGCGATTCGGCAACCCGGACGTCGCGAAAGCCGTCGCGAACCTCGTCTGGCTGGGGCTCGAACGGCTGACGCAGATCGGCGTCGCGATCGCGATCAGCGGGCTGCTGGCCCGTTATTTCGGGCCGGACGTGTTCGGCAAATGGCAGTATGCGAATACGCTGCTCCTCGTGCTGGCGCCGCTGACCTGGGTGTGCGGCGCGGAAATTCTGGTGCCGACCATCGTGCAGCGCCCGCCGGCCCAGCTCGGCGCCGTGCTCGGCAGCGCGTTCGCGCTGCGCATCGGCGTGTCGATCGCCGCGCTCATCGCGACCTGGATCGCGATCGCCGCCGGCGCGTTCGATCCGCTCGTCGGCGCGATGCTGGCCGGCCTTGCCGTCACGATGGTGTTCCGCGAGCCGTTCGTCGGCGTCATCAACGCGTGGCTGCAGAGCATGACGTACAGCAAGCCGCAGCTCGTGACGAGCATGTTCACCGCGCTCGCGAAGGCGCTGCTCGTCTGGCTGCTGGTGCGCGCCGCCGCCGCGCCCGCCCGCTTCGCGTGGCTGTGGGCGCTCGAGGCGGCCGCGATCGGCTTCGTGCTGCTGCTGTACTACCGTCATCGTAACGGCGGCTCGCTCGGCTGGACGTTCGACAAACCGCTGTTCCGACATTTCGCGACGGCCGGCACCGTGTTCTGGCTCGGGCTGATCTGCATGTACCTGTTCCTGAAGCTCGACCGGCTGATGCTCGAACGCCACGTGTCGTTCGCCGACCTCGGCCGGTACGCTGCCGCACAACAGCTCAACGAGAATTGGATCACGCTCGCGCTGATGCTCGCGCAAACCATCGCGCCCGCGTTCGTCTACCGCGTGCAGGACGTCGCGCGATTGCGCCGCAACATCGTCCGGCTCATCGCGATGACCGCCGCGCTGATGACGGCCGGCGCGCTCGTGCTCGATGCCGCCGCGCCGCTGATCGTCGGCAAGGTGTTCGGACGCGGCTACGAGGCGTCGGTCGACATCTTCCGCTGGGCCGTCTGGCTGTCCGTGCCTGCCGGGATCGAGGCGATAGGCAATCTTATCGTGCTCAAATATCAAGCAAAATTCGTGTTGCTCGCGAAATGGGCGCTCGCGCTCGCGATCGCCGCGCTCGCGAACTGGCTCGCGATCCCGCGGCTCGGGCTGTACGGCGCGCTCGTCGGGCTCGCCGCCGGCTACGCGGCCGCCGCGGCCGTCAATTTTTATTACATTCGTTTCAAACTGCGTTCATGA